The nucleotide window TTACAAGCCAGACCGAAGTGCGCGTGCGCTATGCCCATACCGACCAGATGGGCTATGTTTATTACGGCAACTATGCCGCTTTTTTTGAAATTGCTCGCGTGGAGTCGCTTCGCAGTATTGGTTTGAGTTATAAGGAATTGGAAGCCGCCGGCATTATGATGCCTGTGTATGAAAATTATTCGCGCTATATCGCACCGGCAGGTTTTGATGAATTGCTGACTATCAAAGTTTTTATCAAAGAGTTGCCTTCGGTAAAAATTACTTTCCACTACGAAATTTATAATGAAGCGGCGCAATTGATTCACACCGGACACACGGTGCTCGTATTTATCAACCGCGAAAGCCGCCGCCCGTGCCGCGCACCTCGGGAGCTTGTGGAAGCGTTGAAACCCTACTTTAGTGCCTGATTTTCAGGGATGATGATGTAAGTCATCGTTTATTGGGCGGCTTCTTTGTAAATTAGTTGTATAAAATCACCATTTATACAGCTGTTTTATGGAAACACTCCTGCAAATTACCCCTGTATTGACCGAGATTTTGAATTGTGCCATTAAAGCGCCTTCCGGTCATAATACGCAACCTTGGCGCTTTGTGGTACACAATGAAAAGTCAATAACAATCCATCCTGATTTTACGCGGGCACTGCCTGTGGTAGATGCAGACCATCATGAGCTATACATCAGTTTGGGTTGTGCTTTGGAGAACTTGCTGATTGCTGCGCATCACTACGGCTATTATGCAGATGTTTCTTGCGAAAAAGATGCTTTGCAACAAACGTTCATCAGGGTGGATTTGCTGGAGTCGGATGCAGTTCCGCAAGACCCGTTGTTTGCCTACATCCCGCTGCGGCAGTCCACCAGAAATGAGTACGAGGACATGCAAATCCCCTCACGCGATTTGGCACAGTTGCAAAACTGTTTTCATTTTTCAGATGTAGGCTTGCACATGTTTACTTCGCCAAATGCGATGGCAGAGGTCGTCCCTTTTGTGATGGAAGGAATCAAGCGGCAGTTTGAGAATCCGCAGTTTATAGATGAGCTTGTCAGTTGGTTTCGTTTTTCGGAAAGCGAAGCAGAGGAATGCAAAGACGGTTTGCAAATGGATGTGATGGGCTTGCCGAACATGGGTAAATGGATTGGCAAAGTGGTGATGAAAAACTTTGTGTCGGCAGAAAGTGAAAGCCGGCGATGGAAGGAATTGCTGCACCGTTCGGCAGGTTTGGCTTTGTTTACGGCACAAGAAAACACAGCGGAAAATTGGATACGCGTCGGCAGGGCATTTCAGCGTTTCGCGCTGACTGCCACTAAGTTGCGCATCAGCTATGCGCATGTAAATATGCCTTGCGAAGAGGCCGATGTTCGCGATGCTTTGCGTGCACATTTTCGGCTCGAGGGCATTCCCATGCTGCTGATTCGCATTGGTTATTCAGAGCGGATGTCCTACTCGCTGCGCCGCCCCTTAGAGGATGTGGTAGATGTCGTATTGCCCGATGAATAGGTTAATTTATTGGATTGCAGTTGTATTGTTGCTGGTCAATGGCATAGGAGCACTATTGGGCGGATTTCAATTGATAACCGACCCAAGTGGTGCCACTCTGCAAATGCCTTTGAGTTTTTTGCAGCACAGCCCGTTTGATAATTATCTGATTCCCGGTATTATTTTATTTACTGCCAATGGGTTGCTTAGTATGACAATTGTAGTTTTAATCTTCATGAAATTGCCACAGGCAGGCAAGTGGGTGGCCGCACAGGGAATAATTTTATCGGGATGGATTATTGTACAAATGCTGATGCTGCAAATTTTTTACCCGCCATTGCATCTGACTTTTTTACTGATAGGGCTGATGCTTTTATTGCTGGGTATTTTGATGTCAAAAGCAATTGCAAAATGACGGAA belongs to Rhodoflexus caldus and includes:
- a CDS encoding acyl-CoA thioesterase codes for the protein MFTSQTEVRVRYAHTDQMGYVYYGNYAAFFEIARVESLRSIGLSYKELEAAGIMMPVYENYSRYIAPAGFDELLTIKVFIKELPSVKITFHYEIYNEAAQLIHTGHTVLVFINRESRRPCRAPRELVEALKPYFSA
- a CDS encoding Acg family FMN-binding oxidoreductase, which gives rise to METLLQITPVLTEILNCAIKAPSGHNTQPWRFVVHNEKSITIHPDFTRALPVVDADHHELYISLGCALENLLIAAHHYGYYADVSCEKDALQQTFIRVDLLESDAVPQDPLFAYIPLRQSTRNEYEDMQIPSRDLAQLQNCFHFSDVGLHMFTSPNAMAEVVPFVMEGIKRQFENPQFIDELVSWFRFSESEAEECKDGLQMDVMGLPNMGKWIGKVVMKNFVSAESESRRWKELLHRSAGLALFTAQENTAENWIRVGRAFQRFALTATKLRISYAHVNMPCEEADVRDALRAHFRLEGIPMLLIRIGYSERMSYSLRRPLEDVVDVVLPDE